The region GGCTTCTGTTCGGGCCATATTGCGCTTCCCACGCTGCCAAATCGACGCGGTATTGCTCATAAGAAGAGAAAAACTCTTCATAGACCGCTTCCATCCGCGGCAGGGCAGTCTCGGCAAAAACGTGCAATTGACCGGCCGGCACATCAACGATTTCCTGCCCGATCTGATGAGCTACATCGCAGAATGCTGGCAAAGCCGGCGGCAACGCGAAATAGTTATAGACACGGGTCATGTAGGCGTCTTGAGCGTCGCGATAGCTGCGCCCGTGTTGAGCACGATACTGGGACGCCAAAGTACTGTTGGTGCGCGTTAGCTGGCGGCGATGCTTCTTGAGAAATTCACTGTAATTGTCGGCAAGTGCCAGATGCGATGCGTTGCGGCAATTGAGCGCAGCAACATTCAGGCCTGAACGGACATTCCAGAGCTTTTGCTCGTCAGAAATGCCGTAGTTGACGGTCTGGCGAACACCGTCAGCGGCCATTTGCGGAATTGCCATGGTCGCGAATGCACCGGCAGGTGCCGTGGGCCGCGGCGGAATCACTATAGGCGGTGGCGGTGGGGGAGCAACAACGACCGGCGGTGGTGGCGGGGCCGCAGTTCCGCAAGCGGCCAATGTCGCACTGACGACAGCAATGGCGATGATCTTGATCTTCACAATGCCGGACTGCATCATTTTTCGCGTCCCTCTCGCTATCCTTCCGGGCAAGCTACAAATGCGATCCCTAACCGCGCCTGAATCCCGAAAGTTAATTATCGCCTAGGCATATCGTTCAAATGCAGCAAAGAAAATGCCCGAGATGCGAAGGGCACCTCGGGCGTCGGTGAATTGAGTCCTTTATGCGACCAGACGATCACAAACGGAAAATGCCTACTCGCGCGATCCCATGAAGGAGAGCAGGAACTGGAACATGTTGATGAAGTCCAGATAGAGGCTCAGCGCCCCGAGGATCACAGCCTTGCCGGCAAAGTCGGTTCCGCGCAGCTGCGCATACTGGTTCTTCAAACGCTGCGTGTCATACGCTGTCAGACCAGCAAAGATCAGCACGCCGATGAAGCTTACCGCCCACATCAATGCGGGTGATTGCAGCCAAAGGTTAAGCAGCATCGCCACAATCAGGCCAACCACACCCATAATCAGGAAGCTGCCCATGCCGGTCAGATCCTTCTTGGTGGTATAGCCGAAAAGGCTAAGCCCTGCGAACGCCGCAGCGGTTGCAAAGAATGTCGTCGCGATCGAGCCCTGCGTATAGACGAGGAAAATCGTCGACATGGAAAGACCCATCAGCGTCGCAAAGGCCCAGAACATGATCTGGAGCGTTCCTTTGCTAAAGCGGTTCGCGCCAAAACTCATCGCGAAAACAATCGCGAGTGGCGAAAGCATAATGAGCCACATCAGCGGCGAGCCCACAAAGCTGTAGATCAAACCGGTGTTCGCCGTCAGCAGCGCGACAACGCCAGTCAGCAAAATACCAGAGGTCATATAGTTATAGATCGAGAGCATGTGCTTGCGCAGCCCTGCGTCAAACACAGTCCCTGAGCGCGGTACGGACGCGCCAGTGAAAGCCGCCTCCTGCTGCTCCATGCTCCGGGGTTCGTTCCAATCAGCCATCGTAATCGTCTCTCCGATAATAAATCGGGCGCACATTCAGCGCCATCTGTTCAAATATCGGGTGTTTGTGTGCAATTTTCAAGCAAAACTGGATTGCATTCCTTGCAACTGCTTAAGGCTGTTTTCCGGCCATTTTTGACAGTTCAGTCCCGCGATCCGCCGTGGCTTTCAGAGTGCGTAAAAGAAGCGATTTCAGAGCTTTGCTTTCATCAAGCACATTCAGACCCTCGCGCGTCATGCCGCCCGGGCTGGCAACCCGGTCTGCCAGTTCATCTGTTGTGAACTCTGAATCGGCTGCCAAAGAACCTGCCCCGTCGACCATCGCTGTCGCAAGCCGGCCTGCCATATCGGCCGGCAGGCCCAATTCGCTCGCTGCCTCTGCCAGCGCATCGATAAAGCGATAGACGAAACCAGGCCCCGAACCAGCCAGCGCGGTAGCAAGATCGAACAGATTCTCATCCGCAAGCCATTCGGCTGTGCCTAGCTTGCATGCCAGTTCCGTCACCGCCTCCCTATCCGAGCGCGAGAGGTCGTGCGCGGCCAGAACATTGGGCGACTTGCCGATCGCTACCGCAAGGTTGGGCATGAAACGCACATTCGCTTTCGCATCGGGAAACGCTGCATCAAGTTGCGCCAGTGTGACACCCGCCAGGATCGATAGAACCAGCGTGTTCGGACCAGCAATTGACTGCATTTTCGGCGCGATATCGACCAGCATATGCGGCTTGAAACCGAGCACCACGGCATCGAAATCGCCGTCAGGTTGCCGGGTGGTCAATGTCACCCCCTCCGCGCTTGCCTTATGGCGAGGATTATATGCAATGATGTTGCTTGCAGACACACCCGCTCGCAACCAGCCATCGACCATAGCGCCGGCCATCTTGCCATATCCGTAGATCAGAATTTTCATGGAGCCACGTTTACAGCAGGCGCGCGTGCGCTCAAGCCTCTGTGGCCCTCAAGCCTCGCCGACCGCGTCGACCATCGCGCTCTCCAATGCTTGGCGCGGGCTCTTGTCGCCCCAAAACACAAACTGGAAGGCAGGATAGAAGCGATCACATTCGTCAATCGCCGTTTCGATCAGGGCTTGCGCCTGCTGGATACTGAGCAACCCATCGTCACCAAGCAATGCGCCATGCCGGTAGAGCAGGACATTGCCGTTGGACCAGACATCGAAATGTCCCAGCCAGACCTGCTCATTGACCATGGCGAGCAGTTCATAGGCCGCGCGGTTCTTGTCCTCAGACACGCGAATGTCAGGCAGGCAAAGCAATTGCAGCACATTGTCTTCGCTGCGCCAGATCGCCTTGATCTGGTACTTCGCCCAGCTTCCTTGCACTTCGCCAGCGATCTCGTTTTGACTGGTGATCTCGCATGCCCAGCCGCGCGCATCGAACAATGCCGCCAGCATTTCTACCGGGGCAGCATCCTCACCGGTGCCATATTCGACTTCGCGGGCTCTCATGAATTGGGGCTTTCACTTCGCATCGAGTGCTGATTGCACTTGTCCCTGCTTTGAATGCAATGGCTGCGATGTCAGCTTTTGGGGAGAAAGCGACTGGCTTGTTCAAAGCTTGTGCAAAGAAAGCCGTGAACAACTTATATACTATTGAATAATATCAATCTTTTCGCCTTCAGCGCTAGTGTAGCTGAAGCTGTCAAAACCTTGTTGCCGCAATTCGCGCACCAATTGCCTGGCTTCGTCGCGCGTAGCAAAGGGCCCGGTCAGAAGCCGGTTCGCCTGCCCCCACGGGGTGGAATAGGCCTCGCGCCCGTCCAGCAACTCAGGTGCGCGCCGGATCATCCGGCGCCAGTCGAATCGCAATGCGCCAATATCGCGCCCGGTGGCCATCTGCACCCAGTGACGGCTGGGATGCTGCGGCGGTTCGGGTTTCGATTGTTCGCGCGGTATCTCGATTGTCGAAATGTCAACAGCCCCATCAGATGCCGCGGCGGGAAGTTCCTCCGGCGCGATAAAGCCTGAAAACGCATCTGCTACAGAAGCCTGCTCACGTGCTATGCGCGCAAGCCTGCTTTCGCCGCTCGGCTCAGGTGGAGATGTATCGACGCGTGTTCCCAGCGGTGTTCCGCGCGGGGTAAGCCGTTGATCGACGCGGGCGATCCGCGGATCTTCACCGCGGCCCAAACTCGCCATTTGCGGATCATCGCGGCCAATCTCGGCCGCACGCGGGAAAATTCCCAGATTTGCAGCAGCCGCTTGTTGCGATTTGGTCAGGCGCGGCATGAACTCAAAATAGGGGGTCATGCGACTGGACAGATCGGGCGGCAGCAGTTGATTTGCCAGCCTCGCTGCTTGATCGGTGTCACCCAGTATGGCGAGACCAAATGCGCGCGCCCTGAACGCGGCGAGATCTTGCCTCGTCAGAAGCGGGCGCAGGGTGGCTTCGAAGGCATCGCGCTGACCCGCAATCGCCTGGCTTATTGCCAAACGACGCGTCACCTCATCATCCTGTTCCTTCGCCAGAAATGCCCGGTAGCTTTGTTGCGCAAGTTCGTTGTTGCCAACCAGATCCTGCGCCAGCCCCCAATCACCCAGGATCACATCGACAGACGCACCCGCACGTTCTGCTTCGGCAAACATCTGCAACGCCTCTACCGGTTGTCGCGTCTTCAGAAAGACAGACGCGAGCCCGAGCTTGGCTGCAGCAGAATTGGGCGATATCTGAAGTGCGCGCGCGTAGAAACCTTCCGCAGCGCTGTAATCATCGAGTGCGAGCGATGCATCACCAGCATCCACCAGGGCCTGAGCGCTTTGAGGTTGCCGCGCCAGTCGCTGCAACGCGTTACGCAATTCCTCCACTTCCGCCGAAGGCAAAGCCTGCGATACCTCACGCGATGCGGTTTGCTGAGCATTGGTTGGCACGGCCAGTGCCGGAACAGCGGCCATAGCAAGCACAAGGAGGAAGGCGGGGGTGGCCATTACATAACCCTTACAAGGTTCACACCTGCAAGCGCTGCACTAAGCGGGCGCATGTGAACCTTGCAAGAATAGCGCGGTGAGACGAGCCGAATTACTGGTTGTTCTGACGGCCAAGGAAACGCGGGATGCTGAGCGAAGAGCCGCCCTCGTCGCCATCCTCGTCGCTGTCAGAATCGCTGGCGCCGCGTGACAGATTTGCCATCCGCTCAAACAGCGTGCTTCCGCCTGCGGATGCAGCAGCTGGTGCAGCGCCTCTGCCGCCGGAACTGCCACTACTACCGCTTGCGCCGGAGGAGACAGCTTCGGACGTGTCTCCACCGAATCCCTCGCGCGAGGCAGGCGCAGCTTCACCGCCTTCGCTCGGCTCTGGCGAGACTTCAGACGTCAAATCGAACGGAGCTTCTTCGGCCAGCTCGTCAGCCACATCATCGGCATAAGGATCGTTGTCCTCATTACGCATGCCCGCAAGCGGATCGACGATGTCGTCAACATCATCATCCTCTTCGCTTTCACCCATATCATCACCGACTTGCATACCGGTAAGGTCAAACGGCTCCACCACAGGCGCCGCTTCCTCGACTTCTTCAGCCGCTCCGTATAGCTCGGACTCAGGCTCAGCCTCCATCGCGAGCTCCAATGGCTCATCGATGATCGGCTCTTCAACGGTTTCCGGCTCTTCTTCCGACAGCGCGATTACCGGGCGCTTGGGTGGGCGCGATGCGCTCAAGCTAATCGGAGTGCTCTGGGTGGTTGCTGAAATAGCGCTCTGATCGATACCGGTCGCGACAACGGATACGCGAATCTTTCCATCAAGGTCTGGATTGAACGCAGAGCCCCAAATGATGTTTGCATCTTCGTCAACCAGTTCACGGATATGGTTGGCTGCTTCATCTACTTCGAGCAGCTTCATATCTTCGCCGCCAATGATCGAGATGATCACGCCCTTGGCGCCTTGCATGCTGACCCCGTCGAGCAGCGGATTTGCAATCGCGCGTTCTGCGGCTTCGAGCGCACGGCTCTCGCCCTCGGCTTCGCCTGTACCCATCATCGCCTTGCCCATCTCGCTCATCACAGAGCGAACGTCGGCAAAGTCCAGATTGATGAGGCCCGGCATCACCATCAAATCAGTGATCGAACGCACGCCTTGTTGCAGCACTTCATCCGCCAGCTGGAACGCTTCCTTGAAAGTTGTCTCTGCCTTGGCGATCAGGAACAGGTTCTGGTTTGGAATCACGATCAGCGTATCGACGTGCTTTTGCAGCTCATCAATGCCAGCCTCGGCCGCGCGCATCCGCCGCGTACCTTCGAACAAGAATGGCTTGGTCACAACTCCAACCGTCAGCACACCCTTGCGCCGTGCGGCTTCCGCGATGACCGGTGCTGCGCCAGTACCCGTACCGCCACCCATGCCGGCAGCGATGAAAACCATGTTCACGCCTTCCAGCGCGTCTTCGATTTCCTTGACCGTTTCTTCCGCCGCAGCCTTGCCGACTTCGGGTCGAGCGCCCGCGCCCAGACCACCTGTGATCTCTGGTCCAAGCTGGATCTTGCCGTCAGCCTTCGACATCGAAAGCGCTTGCGCGTCAGTGTTGGCACAGATGAAATCGACGCCTTCGATTTCGGACTCGATCATGTTGGCGATAGCGTTTCCGCCCGCCCCGCCAATTCCGACAACAGTGATGCGGGGACGAAGCTCGTCGCTAGAAGCTGGTCCGATATTGATACTCATCAGTTTTCCTCCGGGCGTGCTGGCCCTTTCCTTATAGATCACTTTGCCACAAAGGTATTGCACGGTTGATAGCGCATTCTCCCTTATCCACAGTGGTTAACCGACCCATTTCCCTGTATTTATACCTAGAAATTCTCTTTCAATGCTCGCATCAAACGGCCCACACCCAACCCCAATCCGAACCGCGAAATCGGCGCGCGGCTCTCGCCTACGCTCCGGATGTCAATCGGATCATCGGCCGCATAGAGACACAAGCCAGCCAACGTAGCAAATCCGGGAGTCGAATGCGCTTCGGGCAATCCCGTAAGCGAAGGCGGCTTGCCAATCCTAACCGGCATCCCCAGCGCGCTTTGCGCAAATTCCGCGAGCCCGGCAAGCTCAGCACCGCCGCCGGTCATAACCACCTGCCCACCGTTTGCGCCGGTAAACCTCATTGATTTCAATGCCTTGCCAATCTCATCGGTCAGGCGAGACAGGTTCTGCGTGACTATGGAGACAAGCTCGGCACGAGCGATACGGTTCTTGTCATCGGCACCGCGCGCAACCGGCCCTGCTTGATCATCACCCGGCCCGTTGACCGGGATCATCTCGCGATGATCCGTCGGGCTGGCAATTGCTGATCCGGAAACGCATTTAAGACGCTCCGCCTGGAAGCGGCGAATGCCAAAGGCAGATGCGATCGCATCGGTGATATCGCCTGAACCGTAAGGCAGCGCCTTCAGGCCGAGCAGCATACCGCCAGCATAAACCGCGACATTGGTCACCTCTCCGCCAATTTCCACCATCGCTACGCCAAGTTCGCGCTCTTCCTCGCTCAGGCAGGCATAGCCTGCAGCCAGTGGAGCAGCGACAACGGCCTCTACGTCCAGATGCGCGTTCTGCACCGCTTCGGTGAGGTTTCGCACCGGCGCGCCGTCCGCCAGCATGACATGCACATCGACGCCCAGCCGCTCTGCATGAAGACCTTTGGGGTTCGCTACACCATGTGCGCCATCAAGCGTGTAATGCGCAGGCTGCGCATGCAACACCATCCGCCCGTGCGGCTGAATGGTTTCTCGTGCGGATATCAGCAGGTGTTCGATGTCTTCTTCTTCGATGCGCCGACCATTGATGTCGATCTCGACCTTCGAAACCTGGCTTGCGAGTCCGGCTCCAGCGCAACCGACCCAAACGCTTTGCACGCTGGTGCCAGCATTCTTCTCTGCGCGCTCAACAGCGTCACGAATGGCGTAGGTGGCGGCCGCCATGTCAGTCACATAGCCGCGTTTGATACCGTTCGATGCGCGGTGGCCCGACCCCAGCACCTGTAATTCACCGTCCTCGGTAAGCCCCATGATCATCGCTGAAATACGGAATGAACCCGTATTGACCGCGCCAAAATAGCGGGTGAAGCGCTTACTAGCCATCAGGGGTGGTTTCTCCATCATCATTGCCGCCCAGAACGCGGTCTGCCCGGCCAGGAATTCGCATGTAGATGCGCGGTGGTGCCCGCATATCGAATGTCGTGACTTCGCCGCCGATCAAACGATTCTGTCCGTCGAGCCGCGCAAAGGACACCAGCGCTGTCGCGGCTTCATCCTCGCCTTGTGGCAACGCAAGCACTTGATTACTCTTGAAGGTCAAGTTCCAGCGGCGGTTGCCGACCCATTCCGCAGCGCGCACTTGCGGGCTTATCGCCGGCGCGGCTTCGAGCAGGTTGTCGAGTTGCTTGACCTGGCGCACGGCACCCGGGCCGGAAATCACCAGCCGATCTCCGATATCGGTGCGGTTGATCGGTTCAAGTTCATTGCCTTCAACGTCGACCAGCACGAGGTGGTCGGGTCTTTGCAGCACCGCATGCGGCACTCGTTCGACAATATCGATCGCCAGCGTTCCGGGAAGTTGACGGGAAACGCGAGCGTCCTTCACCCAAGGCAGTTCGAGCAGCTCTTCACGAATTGTGATGACATCAACGTCAGGCATAGGTTCGTTGCGTTGGCTAACCACACGTTCGTAGACGCGATCCTCATTCATTCGCTCGACGCCCGAAACCCGAACATGGCGCACTTCAAAGCCGGCATTGGCTGCGGACTGCGAAATCTGCGCCTGAACCAGAGCAGTGGCCCCAGAGATGCTTGCAATAAACCATGCCGCAACAAGTGCTGCTGCAATGATCAACCACAAAAAGATGCGCTGAAGCTGTTCTTCGGTGAAAGGCAGCAAGCCCATCAGCCAGTCGATAAAACCGCCGGTTGTCTTCTTCGCCTTGCGTGCGGTGTTTGCCCGCGCATTGGCTTTCGCGGCACTGCGTGCACCTCTAGCAGAGCGCCTAATCGTCGCCAAAGGTGCCTCCCGTCAGCTTGTCCGGTGCGTGCTTGCGTAAAGCCGCGGCGATCACCGCTTCCACCAGATCGGCATATTCCATCCCGGCGTACTTGCCTTGCTCAGGGACCAGACTAAGCGGTGTCATTCCGGGTTGGGTATTGGTTTCGAGCACAAACAGGCCATCCTCGCCCTGCTCATCATCCCAGCGGAAATCGGTGCGACTAACTCCGCTACATCCCAGCCTCAAATGCGCGGTTCGAGCATATTGTTCGCACAGCGCCGCGATCTCCGGCGGAATTTGCGCAGGGCAGACATGGACTGTCTTGCCGTCTGTGTATTTGTGCTCGTAGTCGTAAAAACCGGCGTCGATCACCAGCTCGGTGACGCCCAGTGCGCGCGGGCCCTCAGGCGTGTCGATCACAGCTGTTGTCAGCTCGCGCCCGCGGATAAATGGCTCTGCGAGGAGTTCTTTAAAATCCTGCCATGGTCCGGCCGAATCAGGCGCGATCGGATTGCCGTAATCGCTCTCATCCGTAACGATTGCAACGCCAACCGATGACCCTTCATTGACCGGCTTCAGCACATAGGGGCGCGGCAGCGGATCACGCTCGAATATCTCTTCACGGCTTACGATCCGTCCACCTGGAAAAGGCACGCCGTGTGGTCCAAGCACCATTTTGGTCAGCTGCTTGTCAATCGCGATGACCGAGGTTGCAAGGCCTGAATGTGTGTAAGGAACACCCATCAGATCAAGCATGCCCTGCACACTGCCATCCTCGCCAGGAACGCCATGCAGCGCATTGAACACGACATCGGGCGCAGCGTCTGCAATGCGGGCTGCAACCTGCCGGTCCATATCGATCCGCGTGACACGATGCCCCATGCTTTCGAGCGCGTCAGCAACGCCATTGCCGCTCATCACCGAGACTTCGCGTTCATTGGCCCAGCCGCCCATCAGGACTGCAACGTGAAGTTTGGGCAGCAAGCTCATGGCCGCCCCACCCGCTGGATTTCCCATTGCAGTTCGAAGCCGGAGTTTTCACGCACGCGGCGGCGCACCTCTTCGCCTAGCGCCTCGATATCGCCGCTGGTCGCATCGCCGGTGTTGATCAGGAAATTGGTGTGTTTCTCGCTCACCTGAGCACCGCCCATTGTCAGTCCGCGACAACCCGCCGCATCGACCAGCTCCCAGGCCTTGTGACCATCCGGATTCTTGAAAGTCGATCCGCCGGTCTTAGTGCGCAGTGGTTGCGATTCTTCGCGCGCTTTCGCGATGCGCTCCATCTCTGCGCCAATCGCCGCTGGATCACCCGGCGTGCCTTGAAAACGTGCCGAAACGACGATCGAACCCGAGGCCAGTTCCGAATGACGATAGGAATAGGCCAGTTCTTCAACCGGCACACGAGACAGTTTTCCGCATGGGAACATCACCTCGCAATCAATCAATATGTCCGCGACCTCACGCCCGTAAGCGCCGCCATTCATGCGTACGAACCCGCCTACTGTACCGGGTATGCCGCGCAGGAATTCGAGCCCGGCTATCCCGGCATCACGCGCAGTGGAAGATACAAGGATACCGCTGGCGCCGCCGCCGCATTCAAGCTGATCATCGTCAAGTACCTTGACGCCCGAAAATGCCTTGCCCAAACGAACAACCACACCTTCGACGCCGCCATCGCGTACAATCATGTTGGACCCTAGCCCAAGAGCCATAACCGGCATCGCGCGATCCAACGCGCTGAGAAAGTCTCGCAAGTCGTCAATATCGGCGGGCTCGAACAGCCAGTCCGCATTGCCTCCGGTCTTGAACCAAACAAGTTTTGCCAGCGGCGCATTCGGAGTGAGATTGCCGCGCACTTTTGGAAGTGTGTCGGCCATCATGGCTTGCCCCCGCGCGCACTCTCGATCGCCGGTGCAAGGCCCGCGGCCCATTTGGTGATATCGCCGGCACCCAGGCAAACAACAATGTCTCCAGCGTTCAGCTCTCTGGCGAGAGCTCCCGCAAGCTCGGTCTGGTCAGCTACCGCCACAGCAGAACGGTGCCCGCGTGATTTCAGTCCAGCCACCAGCGTAGCGGCGTTCACGCCATCGATGGGGTCTTCGCCCGCCGTGTAGACCGGCGTGACATAGACATGGTCAGCTTCGTTGAAACATGCCTGAAACTCGCCCATCAGATCCCGAAGGCGAGTATAGCGATGCGGCTGCGCAACGGCGAACACACGGCCACCATTATCGCCGCCGACCGCTTCGCGTGCTGCATTGAGCACGGCTGTGATTTCAACCGGGTGATGCGCATAGTCATCAATGATCGTCGCAGTACCGCCGTTGCAGGCCACTTCGCCTACCTTTGTGAAGCGCCGCCGAACGCCGCCGAATTGACCAAAGCCTTCGCGGATTACCTCGTCCGGGCAGCCCATCTCGATTGCGACTGCAATCGCCGCGAGCGCATTCTGCACATTATGCCGGCCCGGCATTGGCAGGCGCACACCTTCGATCCGGCGATCCTCTTCACCGCGCTGACGCACGATAACGTCAAATACATTGCCGCCCGCTTCGGAACGGATGTTCACGCCACAGATGTCCGCCTGAAGCGAAAAGCCATAGGTCACAACCTTGCGATCGCGCACCTGCCCGATCACGGCCTGCACCTCGGGGTGATCAATGCACAGAATGGCTGCGCCATAGAATGGTACATTGTGAATGAACTCGACGAATGCGCGCTTCACGCCGTCGAAATCACCGTAATGGTCCAGATGCTCGGGATCGATATTCGTAACAACCGCAATCGTGCCATCGAGCCGCAGGAAGCTGCCATCGCTTTCATCGGCTTCGACCACCATCCAGTCGCTGTCGCCCATGCGCGCATTCGAGCCATATTGCTCGATAATCCCCCCATTGATCACTGTGGGATCAATGTTCCCGCGATCGAGCAAGGCCGCGATCATACTGGTTGTGGTGGTTTTCCCGTGGGTACCCGCGACCGCAACGGTCGATTTCAACCGCATCAATTCCGCGAGCATTTCCGCGCGGCGCACCACCGGAATGCGGTTCTCGAGCGCATGTGCGACTTCGGGATTTGTTCGCCGCACTGCGGTTGAAGTGACCACCACAGCGGCCCCTTCGACATTTTCCTTCTCATGCCCGATGTGCACCGAAATGCCTTGTGCACGCAGCCGTTCAACACTGGGTCCTTCGTTCAGGTCAGACCCCTGAACCTTGTATCCCAGATTGTGCATCACCTCGGCTATGCCGGACATGCCGATCCCGCCGATTCCGACAAAGTGGATCACGCCAATCTCGGTTCCGACACCCTTCACTTGCCGTCACTCCCGATACCGCGGG is a window of Altererythrobacter rubellus DNA encoding:
- the murC gene encoding UDP-N-acetylmuramate--L-alanine ligase — its product is MKGVGTEIGVIHFVGIGGIGMSGIAEVMHNLGYKVQGSDLNEGPSVERLRAQGISVHIGHEKENVEGAAVVVTSTAVRRTNPEVAHALENRIPVVRRAEMLAELMRLKSTVAVAGTHGKTTTTSMIAALLDRGNIDPTVINGGIIEQYGSNARMGDSDWMVVEADESDGSFLRLDGTIAVVTNIDPEHLDHYGDFDGVKRAFVEFIHNVPFYGAAILCIDHPEVQAVIGQVRDRKVVTYGFSLQADICGVNIRSEAGGNVFDVIVRQRGEEDRRIEGVRLPMPGRHNVQNALAAIAVAIEMGCPDEVIREGFGQFGGVRRRFTKVGEVACNGGTATIIDDYAHHPVEITAVLNAAREAVGGDNGGRVFAVAQPHRYTRLRDLMGEFQACFNEADHVYVTPVYTAGEDPIDGVNAATLVAGLKSRGHRSAVAVADQTELAGALARELNAGDIVVCLGAGDITKWAAGLAPAIESARGGKP